A genome region from Glycine max cultivar Williams 82 chromosome 5, Glycine_max_v4.0, whole genome shotgun sequence includes the following:
- the LOC100786514 gene encoding ribulose-phosphate 3-epimerase, chloroplastic — protein MAATSSLCSSTLQSQINGFCLHKTSLSHPRSLTFSRKKISTTVKATSRVDKFSKSDIIVSPSILSANFAKLGEQVKAVELAGCDWIHVDVMDGRFVPNITIGPLVVDALRPVTDLPLDVHLMIVEPEQRVPDFIKAGADIVSVHCEQSSTIHLHRTVNQVKSLGAKAGVVLNPATPLSAIEYVLDVVDLVLIMSVNPGFGGQSFIESQVKKISDLRRVCAEKGVNPWIEVDGGVGPANAYKVIEAGANALVAGSAVFGAKDYAEAIRGIKTSKRPEAVAV, from the exons ATGGCAGCAACTTCTTCCTTGTGTTCATCGACCCTCCAATCCCAAATCAATGGATTCTgccttcacaaaacctctcttTCCCATCCTCGTTCCCTCACTTTCTCCAG GAAGAAAATTTCAACCACAGTGAAGGCTACATCTCGTGTTGACAAGTTTTCAAAAAGCGATATCATTGTTTCTCCATCCATTCTTTCTGCAAACTTTGCAAAATTGGGAGAGCAG GTGAAAGCAGTGGAGTTGGCTGGTTGTGATTGGATTCACGTTGATGTAATGGATGGCCGTTTTGTTCCAAATATTACAATTGGACCTCTTGTGGTTGATGCATTGCGCCCTGTGACAGATCTTCCTTTGGATGTACACCTG ATGATTGTAGAGCCTGAACAAAGGGTACCAGATTTTATTAAGGCAGGAGCTGATATAGTCAGTGTTCATTGTGAACAATCTTCCACCATCCATTTGCATCGTACTGTTAATCAA GTGAAAAGTCTGGGAGCTAAAGCTGGAGTTGTCTTAAACCCTGCTACCCCCTTAAGTGCAATAGAATATGTCCTTGATG TGGTGGATTTGGTCTTAATTATGTCCGTAAACCCTGGCTTTGGTGGCCAGAGTTTTATTGAGAGTCAAGTAAAGAAAATTTCTGACTTGAGAAGAGTGTGCGCGGAAAAG GGAGTGAATCCATGGATTGAAGTAGATGGTGGAGTTGGTCCAGCAAATGCTTACAAG GTGATTGAGGCTGGAGCCAATGCTCTGGTTGCAGGCTCTGCTGTGTTTGGAGCTAAAGATTATGCCGAAG CTATAAGAGGAATCAAAACCAGCAAAAGACCTGAAGCAGTTGCTGTGTGA